Within the Candidatus Ruthia endofausta genome, the region ACCTATTGCCATTGCATTAACTGGTGCTTCAGGCATGCCATATGCCATTACCTTACTTAAAGAATTGGTCAAAATCCAGTCGTTAGTTTATGTGATGATTTCCCGTGCTGCCAATACTGTCATTGCCATGGAAACTGATCTTAATTTAGGTGCTGATACTGCTGCAATTGAAAAAAACCTTACCAAATACTTAAATGCAAAAAATGGTCAGATTAAGGTTTTTTCAAAAAATCAATGGACTGCACCAGTTGCCTCAGGCTCTAATCCGCCGCGTGCTATGGTTATTTGCCCATGCACCATGAGCACACTTAGTGCTATTGCCAATGGTTATGCAGATAATCTTATGCACCGCGCTGCTGATGTGGTGATTAAAGAGCAGAAAAAACTCATTTTAGTGCCTAGGGAAACACCCTATTCAGCCATCCATTTAGGAAATATGCTTAAACTTTCACGCCTTGGTGTGGTAATCATGGATGCTAATCCTGCATTTTATCAAGCTCCTAAATCTATTCAAGACTTAGTGAATTTTGTTGTGGCTAGAATACTTGACCATTTAGAAGTAGAGCACAATCTAACACCACCATGGCAAGGTTAGTTAACAATAAGATTAAAAAGCAATCACTAAAAATCCTAAAAAAACCAGAAATAAAGCAAAGCTTTTTTAGGATTTTTTACCGTCAACGCTGTTTGCAACCTTATCACCTAATGGTGCAAACAGGAAGCTGGTAATAACAATACTTAGTAACGCTTTCATATGGATAAAATCTAAGCCACTAGTAACACTCTCAGCCTCAATGCCTGTTATTATAAAATCCACCTGCTTAAATTATCCACATGCCCAGAGATTGCTTATACCAAACCACATAATCAGTGCCACAATGATTTTAAAAATTGCAAAGAAAATTCTCAAAGAATCAAAACTCAAATACTTTGCAACAATCGCTCCACAAAATACCCCTAATAAAATAGTAGGCGTGAGTTTTATAAAGTTATGCCAATGAATTGTCCTATGACAGTGGTACGCCTAAACACTGGAAATAGAAGTAAAAACAATCACAGAAAGTGCGGTGCCAATTGCTGTGTGCGTTAGAACTACTTCATGAACTTCGGTTGCTAATACATACAGCAGAAGCTGGCACGATAATTAAACCGCCGCCAACACCCAACAAACCTGCTACAAAACCAGAAAACACTCCAAGTAATAATAGTTGAACTAATTCAACCAAGTGCTGACCGTATCAATTAACAAGCCATCTTTTTCATTAAAAAAGTAATCTGCATTCACCATTTTTTGATGGTAATTTTTATTCTTACTTGATGCGTTAGCGCGCGCCTTTACAGAGCTTAATACCGGCTCAATATCATCCACACTATACAAATCAAGCATGGGAATATCAATCTTAAATATTTAACTTGTGTGCTGCCCAACTCGTTTCTTTAGCATAATCAGGTGTCGTTTTTTCAGATACAACCTAAACAATAACAATAGATAGTATTAATAATAACTTCATAAATCCTCTCCAAATATAATTACCATTATATATAAAGAAAAAAACAGTGATACTTTTAAGAACAAGTAAGGCGTAGTAAAATATAATTAATATGCACTTATCACAACATTTCAAAAATGCTACAACAAATGTAGTTACATCAAGATATTTTCTTGGGAAAAAATATAATGAATGCAAAGTGTATTATATTAAGTTGGTTAGCTGATTAATATAGTAGTATTTTGTACTTATTGGTAAATTTGGTAGTTGATATCTAAATCACACCATAATGGATTTAAATTAACACTTAAAGGTCTTAGCGTTGGTAGCATTTTAACCAAATATGGCAAGGTGTGCCAGCTTTCCATCTTTTTTATCATTAAAGTCCTATGTTTTTCAACGCTTGATCGTGAAATATATAACTTTTCAGTCATTTGCTGATTAGTAGCATCAAGTACAATGCAAGCAAATATTTGTTTTTCTTTATCAGTTAGTAATTTATAACGAGTAATAATATCAATATTCTTTTGAAACTCATTAATAGCACCAATCACTTTTTGTAAAAGCGCTTCTTCTGGCAATGGCTTTTCAATAAAATCAAGTGCTCTTAATTTAATCGTATCAACCACAAAGATTGTTTCACGAATAACCGAACTAGTCAGTTCTACTTTGCCCCAAAAGATAATAATACTTAGAGAATATTGGCAACATCGCATTATTAATTATATAAATGCCAACACTGCAGCAATTTTGAGAAGAATGAAGGCTTGGTTAAACATGAAGATTAAGACCAAACCCTTTGTCATATTAGTAACTCTAGTGATGAACAGTGATGAACAGTGATGAATTATAATGACGATGTGCGGCTGTCGATATAGAGGAGAGGTATTCCTTATTTATTTAAAATAATAATAATTTTATTATGTCCTAATATACCTATAAAGAGTAACAAGACGTAACAATGGGAATTATTAACAATGTGTATTAATTAGTTATTTTAATCACATAGAAAAGGCGATGGTATCTTGCTTTAAGAAAATTTAGACCGAATTAAACCAGACACAACACC harbors:
- a CDS encoding flavin prenyltransferase UbiX, with protein sequence MKPIAIALTGASGMPYAITLLKELVKIQSLVYVMISRAANTVIAMETDLNLGADTAAIEKNLTKYLNAKNGQIKVFSKNQWTAPVASGSNPPRAMVICPCTMSTLSAIANGYADNLMHRAADVVIKEQKKLILVPRETPYSAIHLGNMLKLSRLGVVIMDANPAFYQAPKSIQDLVNFVVARILDHLEVEHNLTPPWQG
- a CDS encoding LuxR C-terminal-related transcriptional regulator, translating into MRCCQYSLSIIIFWGKVELTSSVIRETIFVVDTIKLRALDFIEKPLPEEALLQKVIGAINEFQKNIDIITRYKLLTDKEKQIFACIVLDATNQQMTEKLYISRSSVEKHRTLMIKKMESWHTLPYLVKMLPTLRPLSVNLNPLWCDLDINYQIYQ